The segment TTGCTCGTTTTCCATCTCACTCCAATTATTGACAATTAAATGATGGCAATGTGCCTTAGAGGGTATTAGATTTTTCTTGACTCCTAGATGTAGTGATAGGAAGGAAGGAGAAGGCTTGTACCTTGTCCTCCATTTTTGCTCTGGTAGTGGTTGATTCTTTACATCTACCAAAGGTTCTTTAACCCCTTCACCACCAAAAGTGTCCCATCGTGTTGAGTTGGATATTATATGTTTCCCGAAAATCTTTTCTCCGTTAGCAAGCTGTACACCTATTGCTGCTTTGTCTTTTAAGAGAATTCTCTTTACTCTAGCTTTATAAAGAATTTCCCCTTTGTTCTTTTTCAACCCTGAAACTAGTTTTTCAGCGATAACACCAACTCCTCCTTTGGGGTAGTTAATTCCCCCAGCATGTCGATCTGAAAAAACCATACCTGCATTAATGATTGGAGTTTGATCTGCAGGCATCACAGACCAGCAGAAGCATTCAATATCAATAAAACGCAATAAATTTTCGTCTTTTATATACTTTCTGGCTATTTTCCCAACATTGAAAGGCAACCAACGAGCTAGTCCTAAGCATGCCATTGGGGCTTTAAAGAAAACCTTTGCTAAATATGCAGGATCTTCTATAGATAAAAGAGGCATTGCATCAAGGCAATTGAAAATTTGCCAGCAAACTTTATAAAATGCTTTGATGCCAGAAGCTTCATGGGGGAAAATATCAATCAACCCTGAGATGAATTCCTTATAATCTCTATTTACGATTACTTCAAGCCCCTCTGGAAGATGATATGCGAGTTGAGTGGGATCAGGTATTGTTTCACATTGTTCATCAATATCTGAAAGTGCACGAGTTAAAAGGTTGGTATAACCTTTATCTCCAAAACCAAAGATCATTGATGCACCTACATCAAATGTAAAGCCATTTCTTTTAAAAGAACCGCTGCTGCCGCCAGGTATTGTGTAACGCTCTAAAACAAGCACACTTGCTCCTTTTGAAGCTAATTGTGTTGCTGTTACTAGACCTCCAATACCTGATCCAATGACTATTGCATCCCAAGTTTTGCTGTAATCATTAGTAGCCATAACAAATTAGTACTGTTTAGTCGGTTGAATGAAGAAAAATTTTAATTGACATTTAAGAGGCTTTCCTTAGAAAGCTTTGTGAGTTTGGATAGCTGATCAGACTCATTGATCATTTGATTTAGTTTATTCAATGCACGATCTCGATACTTTCCATATCTAGTTCGTTTGTCACGAACTCGTGTTTTCAATGCTGGTAAAAGTCCGAAATTAGGTGGCATGGGTTGGAAATTATTTTTACTTTTACTTAGCCCCAAATCACTAATGAAATCGGTTAGGGCACCAATCATCGTTTCTTTAGGGAAAATTATCGGAGGTTCTTTCATGGCTAATAAGGCAGCATTAGTTCCTGCGAGCCATCCTCCAGCAATTGCTGCAGCATAACCTTCAGTTCCAGTTATTTGTCCTGCAGCTAAAAGTCGCTCACGTTTCCTGAATTGAAGTGATGGATTCAATAATTTAGGCGATTCTAAAAAAGTGTTGCGATGCATTACTCCAAAACGAACAAATTCAGCTTTTTGCAAACCAGGAATCATTCTTATTACTTGCTTTTGCTCATTCCACTTTAGGTTGGTTTGAAAACCAACTAAATTCCAGAGCTTACCTTCTCTATCTTCTTGACGGAGTTGGACAACTGCATATGCTCTTTTGGAACGTCTAAGATCTCGATCGTTAAGATCTCCCCACCTGCTGTCCCATAGCCCAATAGGTTTTAATGGCCCATATCTCATAGTATCTTCCCCTCTCCTGGCAAGTTCTTCTATAGGGAGGCAGCCTTCAAAAAAATTGGCTGAGTTTTTATCAAAGTCTTTTAATTCGGCTTGCTCTGCTTCTACAAGGTATTTGCGGAATAATAGATATTGAGATTTGTCCATAGGACAATTGATGTAATCAGCATCACCTTTGTCATATCTACTTCCCCTAAAAGCAACTGAAAAATCAATAGTTTCTCCTTCAATTATTGGACTGGCTGCATCAAAGAAGTGACATTCTTCAAGGCCTGTTAATGATTTCAGATCTTTCGCAAGAGCATCGCTAGTAAGTGGTCCTGACGAAATAATTGAGATTTGACTATCAGTAGGTAAAACCTTTAATTCTTCTCTATGTACGTTGATTAATGGATGTAAGGAAAGTTTTTCAGTGATATATGAACTAAATCTGCTTCTATCAACAGCCAGTGCACCACCTGCAGGTACGGAAAATTTGTCTGCTATAGCTATTACAAATGAATTAAGACGTCTAAGCTCTTCTTGAAGCAAGCCAGCTGCACGATCTGTATTTAATGATCCAAAGCTATTGCTACAAACTAACTCGGCAAAATCACTTGTGTGGTGAGCTGGAGACCTCATAACAGGCCTCATCTCAAAAAGATTCACATTAAAACCGGCACTGGCAGCCTGCCAGGCGGCTTCTGCCCCTGCTAATCCTGCTCCAGCAATCGTTATTGAATCGTCAGCATTCAAGAGCGAAAGTGCGTTGGTTTAATGCTAATTTAATGGACTTTTCTCTAGAAAGCCTTGTTGTTATCGTCAAATTGCCTTTGCCATTGCTCTTTAGCAGGCTTTTGAATATTGAATACAACCCAAGTCACTGCTGCGAGGATTGGAAGGGTTACGACTAGTAGGCTCAGCATGGCTTAAATAGTTGATTTGAGATTAGTGCTGGATTTTACAGAAGAGATGTAAAAAAATGAACCCCATAATTAATTTTTCTCCTATTCGGGCTCTATCAGTCTTCATTTTAAACGTTGTTTTATGTGGTTACTCAAATTTGATGACCCAAAAGCAATAACTTTTTAAATCAAAACATGTAACGTGATAGTTTTCTTTCGTGCCTTCAAGGCATTCCTTCCCAAGGGTCGCTAGCTCAGTGGTAGAGCATCCGGCTTTTAACCGGCTGGTCCTGAGTTCGAATCTCAGGCGACCCATTATCTTTAGCTGTTGAAATGCTGGGAAAGAAAATAGGTTTATTTAGGTTGATTTTTTATTCGATCTCAATTCTCTATGCTTCAAACTTTTTTGTTTATGCAGGTCTTGATACATTTACAACTTTAGATGAATTTGACGATTGGACTATAGAAAGAAAGGTGGAATCTCAAACAAATCAATTGTTCTGCAGAGCTTCCATGCCTCGTTATGGCTCATGGTTTGGTTCTCGAATAAGACTTGATTCTCAAGATAAACTTTTATATCCGCAGTACTTGGAAAAAAATTATGAGATTAGCCCTGAGTTGATGGGGAAATTAAGAAATGCTCTTCACAAATGCCGTTCAAGCATTATTTATTCATCTGGAGAATAAACTTGAAGCAAGATCGCATGTGTTGGGTGCCTGACAAAAGCTCGCCTTAGCAAAAGCCATTCGCTCCATTAAGTATGTCTATTGAGTTTAAAAATGAAATTTGCTTCCGTTGTCGTTGCTATTGGAGCCAATGTATCGTTATATTTCTGGGCTTTGATTAACAACTCAGTCTTTTAATCTGGCTTTCACTTTCTGATTGGCTTGCAAAATTTTAATTTTGCGTACTTTTTAAGATTTCAAATTTTGATCTAATTAAGAAGCTAAATACTACTTATTTTGAAAGTCTTTATTTTTAACTAGTGCTACAGGAAATTTCAGAGAGCAACTTTTATTATTTAGAAGCAGTTTTTAGTTGCATCCTAAGAATAAGCGTTTAAACCTTAATGGATAAAAAATCCTCTGGTATTTCCAAAACAAGTACCCCTTGGTTATGGAAATGGTCCGAACCAGAAAGTGTTTTGACGGTGATACCCAAGTCAAAGACGCAGCGTTTGGCTAAGCAAGCCAAGTTGGCAAATGTCGATGCTGAAAAGGCTATTAATAGGGCTTACCAGCAGGAACTCCTAAGGGTAAAGGCTATAGGCGAGGCAATGTTTAAATCTGGTAAAGCCGTGAGATACACTTTTGCGAGTTCTGGAAGACAGCTTGCATTAAGAGTTGCTGGAGTAACAAGGAGGCTGCGCTCTTGGGTTTCTAATAGTTAGACCTTGTTATTGAGGGATAAAATTATAGCCTTTAAAATTTTAATTAAAATTGAATTTTTCTCTTTACACTGTTTTTGATTTATCTTTGGACGATACAAAATCACCCTTGTTTTGAATGCAGCTATACGTAGTCACCTGGCAATTCGAGTCATCTGAAGATCAGACATTCGCAGCAGATGCTTTGATTGATTATGTAGAGAGTGGCAAATCAGAAGATTTTCCAGAGGGATATGAACGTCTGGCATGGATTCATACACCACAAGATGGTACTGGAACAGTTATTTGTCGTGCGGCTAGTGCTTCAGTCTTATATGAAGTATTTGGACCTTGGCGTGAAAAATTTGGAATGGTTTGGGAATTTAAACCCGGTATATCTACAGAGGACCTTTTGCCGTTATTAAAAAAATCAACCTAACTCTATAGCGGAATTTTGCAGGATGTTTACAACTTGATTGAGCATTTTGCTTTTCACCTAATCCTGGGATTGGAAAAAGTCTATAAAGAAAAATTTTAATGGATTTTAAGGACCTTTGGAAGCATAAGACTAATAGAGTTGATGTCTTACTTATGATTAGAGAGCTATCTCCGAGAAGGTTTTGAGGCAAAAAAAAAGACCCTCGTGTATTACGTGGGCCTGGGTGATGGGGAATCTTCTTTCTAGGTGAAGTAAGGCAGAAAAACAAGCCCCATAAATAGTGTTTTAAAATCTTCTACGATGCTATCTGTAGTGTTTTAAGTAATTGTTTTTTTAAAATAAGCAATTAACAGTCTTTTGCTGAGATTATTGAAGCGATTTTTAGAAGCAGGTACTCTTAAAATGGGAACATAAGAGTTTGTTGAAAGCAATTCTGCTACTTAATCCATAATTATGTTAAGGAGATATAAATAGTTCTCTTTTGTCAATTTCATGCACATATGAATTCCCAGCTTGTTAATTTTAGAATTCTTCGCTTTTGGGACGTCAAAGCTATTCTTTTCTCTTATTGATTGCAGTAAATACGATTTCAATCAAGACTGCCGTAAAAAATATGCTAATTACAGGGATAAACAAGGGAAACCACAGCAATTGGAATACTCTGTAGAAAATGTCTACTCCATTTAGGCTAAAGATTACAGATATTAAAAATAGGAGAGCCCCTGCCACCACAAGAAAAAAATTAAGCACTAAAAATTTATCCAACCATTCTTTTGCTAGGCCTACTTTAGAATCCATTGCGGTGAAATACTCATTGTATAACTTACATCTAAACTATCCCTGTAAAGGATTTTAGAGTTAATTTTAAAATTTATTTTCAACCGCTAACATTTGAGGAAAAAAATGATTAAATCTTGTTTAGTATAACCTACCTGAAAAGGCTTATTAGGGAAAAATTATGTTGAATATAAGAAATTATTTATTTAAAATATAAGAGAGTTCCTTAGCCAAATAATCAATGCAGCGACAACAGATAAAATATACATAAAAGCAAGGATATCCTTTATTAATCCTGACTTAGTGTATTTAGACATCTTAAATAGAAAAAGCTTATATTTTAGTTTATTACCTGAATGTATTTTGACCGCCCTTTCCTTTAAGTTATGAAATTAAGGATATCAGCTTAACTAAGATGTAAATTTTAGATCATCCAAATCATTTATATCAAATTCATAGTAATTACAGGTATCTGCAAGTCCATCTAAGATTTTATTTTTCACAGCTTGTAAGTTGAGGCTATCGGTTAGTGGGTTTTTGGCGAACTCCACTTCTGTTTCTCCAATTGCAAATTTCAATGAACCTTCTTCTGAAATTCCAAATCCAGAGGCATTGCAAAACGTTTTAGCAAATTTTTTGGCGACTTTATTTTCTAGTTGAGCTACGTTTTTGTCTAGATCTTGTGCAGCCTGGCCTGGAACAGTTGATATCAAAGAAATAACTGTCAGTATGACTGCAAGGATAATCCTTCTCATGGATTCTGGTTTTTTCAATGAGATTTCTAATTCACACCTTATATCAAAATAGGATGTGCAAGTAAGTATATTGATGTAGATTGTATTTTTTAACTTTAAGAAAATCCCTTAGGGAAATCATTTTTTATTGGATGCTTCTTAGCCCTCAACTTTAATTGTATTTGTTTAAATAAAACAATTCCCAATCCTGTAATAAGAATGCCAAGGAATATCATCATGGACCATACAACCCATGAAGTGGTTCTGTTTGTTCCATTTAGTTGAATAGCTTTTAGAAGGTCTATCATCTTCCAATTCTCATTGTATTTATCTTAATACACGTGCAGTATCTTTAATTGCTATTTGCTTTCAATGTTTAATTTTAAAAATTTTACTATAGTTTTGCAATAATCTTAATCTTATTTGGCTAAATAAAAATTTAATAGGCGAGTATTCAATTGAGCTATTAAATCAATTGAACGTGATTAGTTTAAATTTTGTAGAGCATCTCACTTGATTAATGATGAAAAATAAGTGAGTACATTTATTGAATTATCTAGTAGGCCTTTCCTTTGAGGCTAGCAAGTTGACTGGCAGAAAAGGACTTTTCGCAAGTTATACTTTCTCGAAGGATTGCGTAAAAACCTGGTTGACAAGCCAAGAAGGCGCCAGTAGTATACCTGTACTATCTTGAATGAAGAATTAAGAGCTGTTATGAGTAGACATTATTTCGTTTTAAGGATATCTCGTCAGATTTACAGAGGTAATGATCTCAAAGAGAGATTCACTTGTTACCAGCTTGTGCATAATTATTTCGATGCCTTCTCTTTTAAAGAGCTGCTTTCAATGGCTGGATGTTTTGATATTGATCCTATTGAATCGAATTAATACCTGATCGCTTTCCTTTTGGGACTATAAATATCTATGCTTAGGCCCGGACTCTTTGCTGCAGTCTGTTATTGGATAAATTTTTGAACAACCTTAAGTATGTCTGGAGCAGAACCTATAACAAAAAGACCAACGCCTCCAAGGACGGCTATATAAGCAATATCATAAAGTAGATCTAATGTTTTGTATTTTGGTTTTTTCTCCACTTTCAACAGCGCTTATTTTTTCTTATTATAATTTCTATGTTTTCGAAATATTTAATCACATTGATACTTGTATTAATTTTCTATCAAATATTTAGTCTAGAACTTTCTAATAAATAGACTCAAGTAGATTTGTTAATAGTTACTTCGAACCTTCACAATTCGCGATTCTTGTCCATTCTAGCTTTTGCGTATTATTTTCCTTCAAGGCAAATAAACGACCTGTTTCCCTCTCTGAGGTAGGATCTTTTAGGTGATCTCCAACGTCTCCCTTGCTCTTGACATTGAGGAAAACCTTTCATTTCTATTTTTGCACTAAAAGAACTTTCATTTGCACTGCTATGAATAATTAGCCAAATACTCTTTTCTTTTTCGTTGTGTATACGAGCTTGCTTTATGACTGGATTGATATACCAACCAAAGATAATTAATACCGCACTAAACGTAATTATTTTTCGGTGATTTTTCCACCACTCGTATGCTTCATGGATTAGCTTCTCTTTCCAGTACATAATCTTCTATAAATTATCCTCAATAATCTAGACTAAATAATGTTATAAATACTTCAACATTAATCCGTTGAAGGATGACTGTCTAATTTAATGCCGTTTTTAAGTTTTGTTCATAGATCTACTTCATAAGAGTTTTTGCTGGTGTCAAGATTCTTATTAAATACAGTCAAAGCTCATTTTACTTTTCTTATCATGCGATCAACACTTGTTGAGCCACAGCTGTTTAGAGAATGCATGCTGATCTTGATTTAAATATTAAAACTATTATTTTGTTTGGTTATTTACTTCTATTTAGCAAGCAATGTGTTATGTTCTATGGATCTCATTAGAGATAAAGCTAGGGATAAAACTCTCAAGCAGAAGTGATATTGGTTAGTCCAATTCATTAACACAACATACCAAAGGAGTATTGATGGCTAAAAAACTATTAAATATTGAATATGCTGAATTAATGCTCCAGGCTGAAGAGGCAGTAGGGAGAAAGGAAGCTGTAGGCCTGCTTCACAAGGCTTATAGAATTAGAAAAAAGATTTATCGACAAGAAGCTGAGAGTTCTCAGCTCGAGAGTAAATAAAAAAAAGAGTTGATTACAAAGTAATCAACTCTTTAATTAATAGGTCTTTATAGAGAACCTATATAAACCTATTAATTATGAAACCTTTCAAGGCGTGAGTCATTGAGACCTCAACTGATTTAATCCCCATTGACTCTTGACCGATCGGTAGATACGACAATGGATCACCTCCGTAATGAAACTATCTATAAAGTAGCTAAGATTAATCTTTTTTTGCCAGAATTAAGACTATTTTAAAATATTCCTAGTCTTTAATTAGTTGTAGATCCATTCATGATGGTGATATTTGTGTCAGTGGTATTGGATCACCGTAATGTGCTCAATTCTTTCTAATCTGCTCTCTGGTAAATTTCTTGTGATGGAAATTGAATAATCACGGCTAATTCCTCTACTTGCTCTTCAACTGTTTTGGGCCCGAGGTCTTTAGCAAAGATAGATCCACCCATTAACTGAATCTAAGAGGAAAAGTCTTGAACATATTCATTAAATCCTTCTTGATTAGTTACGGTTGTTGTGACAAGGCACTATACATTAGCCATATTTGAAAATTAAAAATTCCAAGAGGTCACTCTAAAATGTTCAGATTTTAAAGGGTAAGCTGGAAAAAATAGGCTCTTTGAAAAATCATCCTGAAAGTAAGGAGCCTGCTGGAACCTACCTTGGTTATTGATAGATTTGTGCAAGCCTAGTTTTGACTTAGTACATAAATCCGTGTTTTGGTGGGATTTAAGAGTTCCTTGTGATTTGAAAATCTTTGTGGAGAATTTAAATAAGGGCCAAAAGCATTTATTTTGCTTTAGCTTTTATTTGTATGAATATGAGAGCCTTAACCAAATATTGCTGAGACTACAGCGCCAACAGCAATAATAATTCCTCCCCACTTTATTACAGGCTCATTCTTGTCGTAAGTTGATGAGACAAGAATTGCAGCAAGAAGGATCTGTGTGAGATTGTCAGTAATCATGTGAAGTAACCCGAAAAGTATTAGTTGTTACTTTTTAGATTTAGCAGGGCTTTCATGACTGGTCCATTCAATATTAAGAATGCAACTAAAAATTGCGGCAACTTAGGGATTGGCACAATCGATTCCCCAATGCATTAAGGGCAAAGTCTTGGAATGCAAGAGCTGCTGAAATGGCTTCTTTGGAAGAAATCTTTTTTCTTTTCTTTTGAAACTTCAAGCCTTATTCTGAGAACCGAGTAAGAATACTTGCGTAAGAACCGAGGTTTAAAAAACAATTAAAATCATTTAGAAAGAAAATGTTCGAATAGGAGGATTATGAAATTGTTTTTTACTCCTTTCACTGTTATCCAAAATTTCATCAGTGATATTGGTAGAATGCATGACTTTTTATATGAAATTCCAGCTGAAACACATGATGAATTTTGGCAGAGGGAATGTGCAAAATATCCAACAGCTCAAACTTGCAAGACATATGATTCCTAATAGAAATAATTGCTTAAAACTTATTAAATAACTAAAATCTTCAAAATATAAAAAAGAGTTTGAAATTTTTTCATCTGTGATTAACTTTTAAATTTTACTAGTCAGGAAGTGATAGCTAGAGCAAAATATGTTCAGAGATGAGGCCCTTCAGCTATGAAACAACAAGAGATTAACTTCCTCAGTGATCTTAGAAGAATTAATTCTGCTCCAGTGCTTCATGAAAACCAAAAGATTAAATTGTTAAACGAATTAGCTCCATACCTTAATAAGGCTGATTGGTTCACTGTAGGGATAATGGCTTCATCGTCTATGCAGGCAATTATTGCTTTAAAAACAATGGAAAATAGGTTTAATTGGACTGCGATGAAATTAGTGACCCAAGTAAAGGAAAATGGACCAGTATTCCTGAAAGCGAATCAAAAAACCGGAGATATTCATGTCCGCATTGAGTTTGGATTAGGAGAAGGCATTCTTTTGGGATGTCAATATAATGAAGAATCTAAAAATGCAGATACTTTAGGCCCCTTCCCGTTGAACTTCTTTGACTAATTGTTAGCTTATTGGCCCTGAAATTATTTCGTTTGTAGTATCTAAGAAAGATTGCGTCAATGAATAGTCTTTCGAAAATTTCTAAAATTGGTTTTCCTTCTATTGTTGGCTTAGGAGTCGCTTGGCTGGGAATAAAATTTATAAGTAGCGAAAGTAGACTTTTGGAGAGGAAAATGGAATTAGAGATTCAGCTAGGGGCTAAATCAATTAAATCCTATTAGATATTTAACGCATAAAGAACTAGTCTTTTGAAATTAACCATTTCCAAAATCGTTATAAATTCCTTAGTGAGTCAAAATTTGATCCTTCTTTCTTCATACTGCTTTAAGAAAACCTCTTGCATTCTTGTATTACTTCTAGGGTTGCAAAAATAGGTGTAAAGACTTACTTGAATGATTGCTTGAGGAGGTTACGTTTGGAGCCCTCACCCTTTTAAAATGACTCCTAATAAATTTGATGTAATCATTGATGATCTCTTTTTAGATGGTGCCGCGAGAATAAGGTCATTCAAGTATTACAACAAAATCAATCCAAGAGCCGTAAAGATTATTTCAGATTTCTGTGATGAGGAAAAGAAAAATCTTAGGGCTGCCTAACTATCATTAGTCACTTAAGTTCATTCCCAAGAAGATAAAAAATGGGTGATTCATTTCAGAAGGCTTTTCTCTTTGTCAATTGCATGGCCCTTTGCGTAATAGCCGTCCAGCTCATACCCTTTAGTCGAGAAAAAGAACTCTCTAATTTTTGCAGGGAATACTATGCACTCACAAAAGAAAAAGATGAACTATCTCAAAATTCAAAAATATCTTCAAAGCTTGTCTTGAAGAGGGGAGTGATTTCCAAAAAAACAGGTTTAAATACTGAAAAAAATGTTGATGATTTTTGTAATTCCTTCTATTTTAACCAGCAATGAACTGGCTTAGAAATATATTATTTTTAACTCTTTCTATCTCTGCAGCTTATTTTTGTGGGAGAGATCTTATTGACCCTGATTGGTACTTGCGTTAATTTAATTAGCTATCTAGGTAAGATTTGGAATGATTCGAAGATGAATATTGAGCTAATTAAATAGATTGGAAGTATTTGTAAATATGCAGCTTTTTAATCAATCATAGTTCAAGATCTTTCTCAGAATATATATATATATATATATATATATATATATATATATATCCCTTACAAAAAAGACAAAATTACTTTGTCAAACCAATGCTTCTTGAGGGGTCAAGGAAATTTAATACCGCAGGTATTAAAAGGAGTACTGTGATTAATCTTACAGCGTGTAGTGCTGCCACAGCTGCGCCTACGCCGAACTCGGCGCCAACAAGGCTCATGCCTATAGTCCCTCCAGGAGCTGCTCCTAAAATGGCAACGACTTTTTCTACGCCTAAGTATTTACTAATCAATAATCCAACAACAATTCCTGTTAGCAATAAAGTAAAGGTTATAACTAACGCAGGTTTCCAAAGAGATTGCAATTCCCCAAGTGTATCCCTATTAATTCCAGTTCCAATAACTGTTCCTATACCAATTCCTAAAACTGTTTTTGTACCTAAAGGCCATGCGGCTACTTCTAGTTGGCCACTAACGCTTAATAAGCCGGCTCCTAGGATTGCTCCCAAGAGTGGAGCGGCTGGAATGCCTGTGAGGAGAAGAACAGCACCTAAGGCACTTCCTGCCATGACGTATAACAACAAATTCACAAAAGATGGCATTGAATTTGGAATGACTACTCTCCAAGTTTCTCTCTTTAAGAAATTATTAACAAGGGCTATGTTTAATTGAATTTAACTTCAAGGCAAGTTTTCTATGATGTGTTACCTAAATGAATGAGCCAATTGCGTTGAAATAATCCTTTTTCCTTTAATAGGCAATATTTCAAGATTAATTTTTATAATTAGTTTAGTTTGTTGCAAAAGGGGTTTACCAAAATATTGTGTAGAGAATAGTCATTCCGCTAATTCAACTTTAATGGCTGATCTTAAAGAAGAAGCTAAACTTGATTGGATCAAAATCCTCTCGGGATTTGCTCTAGTTATTTGTGCTTTCTGCCTTGCTTTGATTGTTGTGAGTTTACGTCCTCTAGCTAAATGGGCTAATTATCAAAGTATTTGTGTAGAACAACAAATTGAAAAAGCACCTATTTCTTGGGCTGTTAGAAAGTGTAATGGCCGCTCAAAGGTATATCAAGTGAAGTAAAAGGGGCAGCAAAAATAAAAATTAGGCAAGGAACATCAAACCAGGTTG is part of the Prochlorococcus marinus str. MIT 0919 genome and harbors:
- a CDS encoding AbrB family transcriptional regulator; the protein is MPSFVNLLLYVMAGSALGAVLLLTGIPAAPLLGAILGAGLLSVSGQLEVAAWPLGTKTVLGIGIGTVIGTGINRDTLGELQSLWKPALVITFTLLLTGIVVGLLISKYLGVEKVVAILGAAPGGTIGMSLVGAEFGVGAAVAALHAVRLITVLLLIPAVLNFLDPSRSIGLTK
- a CDS encoding DUF3303 domain-containing protein, producing the protein MQLYVVTWQFESSEDQTFAADALIDYVESGKSEDFPEGYERLAWIHTPQDGTGTVICRAASASVLYEVFGPWREKFGMVWEFKPGISTEDLLPLLKKST
- the crtH gene encoding carotenoid isomerase; this translates as MATNDYSKTWDAIVIGSGIGGLVTATQLASKGASVLVLERYTIPGGSSGSFKRNGFTFDVGASMIFGFGDKGYTNLLTRALSDIDEQCETIPDPTQLAYHLPEGLEVIVNRDYKEFISGLIDIFPHEASGIKAFYKVCWQIFNCLDAMPLLSIEDPAYLAKVFFKAPMACLGLARWLPFNVGKIARKYIKDENLLRFIDIECFCWSVMPADQTPIINAGMVFSDRHAGGINYPKGGVGVIAEKLVSGLKKNKGEILYKARVKRILLKDKAAIGVQLANGEKIFGKHIISNSTRWDTFGGEGVKEPLVDVKNQPLPEQKWRTRYKPSPSFLSLHLGVKKNLIPSKAHCHHLIVNNWSEMENEQGVVFISIPTVLDSSLAPHGNHIIHAFTPSSMNKWKGLSPSDYAKKKEVDSNLLIQKIKQIFPDIEESITHKEVGTPKSHRRFLGRHNGSYGPIPTKTLPGLLTMPFNTTSIKKLYCVGDSCFPGQGLNAVAFSGFACAHKIGAHLGINPWNLPD
- a CDS encoding photosystem II protein Y — protein: MLSLLVVTLPILAAVTWVVFNIQKPAKEQWQRQFDDNNKAF
- a CDS encoding DUF1824 family protein; this translates as MKQQEINFLSDLRRINSAPVLHENQKIKLLNELAPYLNKADWFTVGIMASSSMQAIIALKTMENRFNWTAMKLVTQVKENGPVFLKANQKTGDIHVRIEFGLGEGILLGCQYNEESKNADTLGPFPLNFFD
- the trmFO gene encoding FADH(2)-oxidizing methylenetetrahydrofolate--tRNA-(uracil(54)-C(5))-methyltransferase TrmFO, translating into MNADDSITIAGAGLAGAEAAWQAASAGFNVNLFEMRPVMRSPAHHTSDFAELVCSNSFGSLNTDRAAGLLQEELRRLNSFVIAIADKFSVPAGGALAVDRSRFSSYITEKLSLHPLINVHREELKVLPTDSQISIISSGPLTSDALAKDLKSLTGLEECHFFDAASPIIEGETIDFSVAFRGSRYDKGDADYINCPMDKSQYLLFRKYLVEAEQAELKDFDKNSANFFEGCLPIEELARRGEDTMRYGPLKPIGLWDSRWGDLNDRDLRRSKRAYAVVQLRQEDREGKLWNLVGFQTNLKWNEQKQVIRMIPGLQKAEFVRFGVMHRNTFLESPKLLNPSLQFRKRERLLAAGQITGTEGYAAAIAGGWLAGTNAALLAMKEPPIIFPKETMIGALTDFISDLGLSKSKNNFQPMPPNFGLLPALKTRVRDKRTRYGKYRDRALNKLNQMINESDQLSKLTKLSKESLLNVN